From Pagrus major chromosome 6, Pma_NU_1.0, one genomic window encodes:
- the LOC140998708 gene encoding G-protein coupled receptor 22, with protein METEGYRDLLETSDGQGVGLLDGGGEVGVEEGWSTPYPLGFQVSLTTVLILELVLGFSSNLTVLVLYCAQSNLVDSVSNLVTVNLHVLDILVCLLCLPLTVAVILVPANGSGVSSLATLCCFHEACVTFTSVATAVNVLVISLDRYDISVRPASRLLTPRRAALLLAAVWAVSLAVFFLPFLEGDFFSSSTEDSEDEELEGQNLDSEVTTGLTTIFTSLSPTSLPTTHPSPPSHHLSPAWQNRTLLCVGGQGYYTGLAMYYHLLLQVPCFFIAVVVMLFTYSKILQALNIRIGSHMMRSTRAKDSTCRIRCRRRKRKDLSLPTEVVSSNQNQNLNHPPLIPSPTPTPTSPPPLSSMPQGMSDSGATVTTVSTAATTPIATTPATPASPTPASTSAQTHATSPLPASSMGVQASVSAIIALRRAVRRHRDRRERQRRVLKMSLIIISTFLGCWAPLSAVNVLILCMGPSDGLVRLRLCFLAMAYGTTIFHPLLYAFTRQKLRRALKTRVKKRVVSLLQVDPAPSGGTVIHNSWVEGGGQRKTRKPRVEASDGTDRCLTEAVRE; from the coding sequence ATGGAGACCGAAGGCTATCGTGACCTCCTGGAGACCAGTGATGGTCAGGGGGTAGGCCTGCTGGATGGAGGGGGCGaggtgggggtggaggagggcTGGAGCACACCCTACCCTCTTGGTTTCCAGGTGTCTTTGACCACAGTGCTGATACTGGAGCTGGTTTTGGGCTTCAGCAGCAACCTGACTGTACTTGTGCTCTACTGTGCGCAGTCCAACCTGGTGGATTCAGTCAGCAACCTGGTCACAGTCAATCTCCACGTGCTGGACATACTGGTATGTCTGCTCTGTCTGCCACTCACTGTGGCTGTGATTCTGGTGCCAGCCAATGGAAGCGGAGTCAGCAGCCTGGCCACGCTGTGCTGCTTTCATGAGGCCTGTGTCACATTCACCAGTGTGGCCACAGCAGTCAATGTGCTGGTGATCAGTTTGGACCGATACGACATCTCAGTGCGTCCAGCCAGTCGTCTGCTGACCCCGAGGCGTGCAGCGCTGCTCCTGGCAGCAGTGTGGGCTGTGTCTCTGGCTGTCTTCTTCCTGCCCTTCCTTGAGGGGGACTTCTTCTCTTCGAGTACTGAGGACAGTGAAGATGAGGAGCTGGAAGGGCAGAACCTTGACTCTGAGGTCACCACTGGACTGACCACCATATTTACCTCCCTCTCTCCAACCTCTTTACCCACAACTCATCCTTCCCCCCCTTCACACCACCTGTCTCCAGCATGGCAGAACAGGACACTGCTGTGCGTAGGAGGGCAGGGGTACTACACAGGCCTGGCTATGTATTACCACTTGTTACTCCAAGTGCCATGCTTCTTCATCGCTGTGGTCGTCATGTTGTTCACTTACTCCAAGATCCTGCAGGCCCTCAACATTCGCATTGGCTCCCACATGATGAGGAGTACGCGTGCAAAGGACTCCACCTGCAGGATACGCTGCAGGAGGCGGAAGAGGAAGGACCTGAGCCTGCCCACAGAGGTAGTGTCCTccaaccagaaccagaacctcaACCATCCTCCTCTTATCCCCTCCCCCACCCCTACGCCAACATCGCCCCCACCACTCTCCTCCATGCCCCAGGGGATGTCTGACAGTGGAGCAACAGTCACCACTGTCAGTACTGCTGCCACCACACCCATTGCCACCACACCAGCCACCCCTGCATCTCCAACCCCAGCTTCAACCTCAGCCCAGACCCACGCCACCTCACCGCTGCCTGCATCCTCCATGGGTGTACAGGCATCAGTTTCTGCCATCATCGCCTTGAGGCGGGCAGTGCGCAGGCATAGGGACCGTCGTGAACGCCAACGCCGCGTCCTAAAGATGTCCCTCATCATCATATCCACATTCCTGGGCTGCTGGGCCCCTCTGTCTGCAGTCAATGTTCTGATCCTGTGTATGGGTCCCAGTGACGGCCTGGTGCGGCTGCGCCTTTGCTTCTTGGCGATGGCTTACGGAACCACTATTTTTCATCCTCTGCTCTACGCTTTCACCAGGCAGAAGCTGCGTCGTGCCCTCAAAACACGTGTCAAGAAAAGGGTAGTGTCCCTTCTGCAGGTGGACCCAGCTCCTAGCGGGGGGACAGTTATTCATAACTCctgggtggaggggggaggcCAGAGGAAGACTCGCAAGCCACGGGTGGAGGCCAGTGATGGCACTGATCGATGCCTCACGGAGGCAGTGAGGGAATGA